The proteins below come from a single Chryseobacterium bernardetii genomic window:
- a CDS encoding aldo/keto reductase has translation MEKRKIKNTDLEVAPVNFGGNVFGWTLDEKQSFDILDQFTQAGFNFIDTADTYSWWVNGKGGQSEEIIGKWMKSRNNRKDIVLATKVGSETKEHGYDISKKHILKSVDESLQRLQTDHIDLYYTHFDDNITPVEETLSAYDEIIKAGKVRYIAASNLSPERLKASFEASEKNNLPKYVALQPHYNLLEREGFEKNYAPLAEQFNLSVFPYWSLAAGFLTGKYRDEADLAKSARGEGVRKYLNPKGLEVLKALDQVSAKHHSNQGTVALAWLLSNPLVTAPIVSATSSSQLETLFNAPKLILDQEDIDLLNKVSH, from the coding sequence ATGGAAAAAAGAAAGATTAAAAACACTGATTTGGAAGTAGCTCCTGTTAATTTCGGAGGAAATGTCTTTGGGTGGACACTGGATGAAAAACAGTCATTTGACATACTGGATCAGTTTACACAAGCCGGATTCAACTTTATAGATACAGCAGACACTTATTCATGGTGGGTAAATGGAAAAGGAGGCCAGTCTGAAGAGATCATAGGAAAATGGATGAAAAGCCGCAATAACCGTAAGGATATTGTTCTGGCAACCAAAGTAGGTTCCGAAACCAAAGAGCATGGCTATGATATCAGCAAAAAGCATATCCTGAAATCAGTAGATGAATCGCTGCAAAGGCTTCAGACCGATCATATTGATCTTTATTATACCCATTTTGATGATAATATAACCCCGGTAGAGGAAACATTATCAGCGTATGACGAAATCATTAAAGCCGGAAAAGTACGTTATATTGCAGCATCCAATCTTTCTCCTGAACGCTTAAAAGCATCTTTTGAAGCTTCTGAAAAGAATAACCTTCCTAAATATGTTGCCTTACAGCCTCATTATAACTTATTGGAAAGAGAAGGTTTTGAAAAAAACTATGCTCCTTTGGCAGAACAGTTTAACCTGAGTGTATTTCCCTACTGGTCACTGGCTGCAGGATTCTTAACAGGAAAATACCGTGATGAAGCAGATTTAGCTAAAAGTGCAAGAGGAGAAGGCGTAAGAAAATATTTAAATCCGAAGGGACTGGAAGTTCTAAAAGCATTAGATCAGGTGAGTGCAAAACATCACAGCAATCAGGGAACAGTAGCTTTAGCTTGGTTATTGTCCAATCCGTTGGTTACGGCTCCTATTGTAAGTGCTACAAGTTCTTCACAGCTTGAAACACTTTTCAACGCACCGAAGCTTATTTTAGATCAGGAAGATATTGATTTGCTCAATAAAGTAAGTCATTAA
- the bioA gene encoding adenosylmethionine--8-amino-7-oxononanoate transaminase, with protein MDTVTQISLQQRDKAVNWHPYTQMKTADEIIPIVKGQGLYLYDNEGKKYMDVVSSWWVTLHGHSHPYIAQRIFEQLNTLEQVIFAGFTHEPATQLSENLLQLLPDNQNKVFYSDNGSTAVEVALKMCIQYAHNQGKEKTKILAFKNAYHGDTFGAMSVSGKSYWTRPFESRLFEVVFIDTPNAENLKSLQSQIKEIADEVACFIYEPLIQGAAGMLMYNAEDLNNLMKFCREQEILMIQDEVFTGFGRTGKLFAAHYLTEKPDIMCFSKGLTGGTMPMGITTCSQTVYDAFWSDDKYKTLFHGHSFTANPLACTAALASMELLLQKETQMNIKRISQQHSEFIKILTSHPKVENARQIGTILAFDFQTGQGTSYFNEIGKKLYNEFLQRGIIMRPLGNILYLVPPYCISSEELNTVYQNILEVLDQFKD; from the coding sequence ATGGATACAGTAACACAAATAAGCCTTCAACAAAGAGATAAAGCCGTCAACTGGCATCCTTACACCCAGATGAAAACGGCTGATGAAATTATCCCAATTGTTAAAGGACAAGGGCTTTATCTTTATGATAATGAAGGTAAAAAATATATGGATGTTGTTTCATCCTGGTGGGTAACCCTGCATGGCCATTCACATCCTTATATCGCCCAACGGATATTTGAACAGCTTAATACGCTGGAACAGGTTATTTTTGCAGGATTCACCCATGAACCAGCTACACAGCTTTCAGAGAATTTACTACAACTTCTGCCTGACAATCAGAACAAGGTTTTCTATTCTGATAATGGTTCTACTGCGGTGGAAGTTGCTTTAAAAATGTGTATTCAATATGCACACAATCAGGGAAAAGAAAAAACAAAAATCCTTGCTTTTAAAAATGCATACCACGGCGATACCTTTGGAGCTATGTCTGTAAGCGGAAAAAGCTATTGGACCAGACCTTTTGAAAGCAGACTGTTTGAAGTGGTTTTTATTGATACTCCCAATGCAGAAAACCTAAAGAGTTTACAGTCTCAGATTAAAGAGATCGCCGATGAAGTGGCCTGTTTCATTTACGAGCCATTAATTCAGGGTGCAGCAGGCATGTTGATGTATAATGCTGAAGACCTTAATAACCTGATGAAATTCTGCAGAGAACAGGAAATCCTGATGATTCAGGATGAGGTTTTTACAGGCTTTGGAAGAACCGGAAAACTCTTCGCGGCCCATTATCTTACCGAAAAGCCGGATATTATGTGCTTTTCTAAAGGACTTACAGGCGGAACCATGCCTATGGGAATTACAACATGTTCCCAAACGGTTTATGACGCGTTTTGGTCTGATGACAAATATAAAACTTTATTCCACGGACATTCCTTTACCGCTAATCCATTAGCCTGTACCGCAGCATTAGCCAGCATGGAATTATTACTTCAAAAAGAAACCCAAATGAATATCAAACGTATTTCTCAGCAACATTCAGAGTTTATCAAAATACTGACTTCACATCCAAAAGTTGAAAACGCGCGTCAGATAGGAACTATTCTGGCTTTTGACTTTCAAACCGGACAGGGAACATCATATTTTAATGAAATTGGGAAAAAGCTCTATAATGAGTTTTTACAGCGAGGAATTATCATGCGGCCTTTAGGAAACATTCTTTATCTGGTACCTCCGTATTGTATATCTTCTGAAGAATTAAACACAGTATATCAAAATATTCTGGAAGTTTTGGATCAGTTTAAAGATTAG
- a CDS encoding CynX/NimT family MFS transporter, translated as MMKNEVRKNVSYGLMILNVLVVILISSNLRSPIVAVSPVLGDVRDALKLDNFQVSLLTSIPLFMFAVCSVLVSRFSNKFGISKLLMYSLIILSFGLFLRISGSLWLLFAGSVFIGLGICIGNVVTPGYVKNNFPKQIGLMTGIFAVSMNLTAALASGFSVRIGEWTGFGWRGSLGIWLVIAALGFVVLILEMLFNRKNSEQPKTALGTSDFNMFKSSQAWNISIFMGLQSLFYYCMVTWLPSFLTDYNMSGESSGWVLFVIQVTMIPVTFCCPIIASKMKDQRIMILFICTLMFGSTMMFVFLKSQWIYVNAVIIGLSNGLSFSLSILFFSTRTQSSINAVKISGMAQSVGYLIAAFGPPVFGKLHDWDISWNTSFYFLSVAVLIMLYFGLRAARNKYVED; from the coding sequence ATGATGAAGAACGAAGTAAGAAAGAATGTTTCTTATGGTTTAATGATCCTGAATGTGTTGGTGGTAATACTGATCTCCAGTAATCTTCGATCGCCTATTGTTGCTGTGTCTCCGGTACTTGGGGATGTGAGGGATGCTTTGAAGCTGGATAATTTCCAGGTGAGTCTTTTAACTTCTATTCCACTTTTTATGTTTGCAGTGTGTTCCGTTTTGGTGAGCCGTTTTTCCAATAAGTTCGGGATCAGTAAACTGCTGATGTATTCTCTTATTATTCTGAGCTTTGGCCTGTTCCTGAGAATCTCAGGCTCTCTTTGGCTGTTGTTTGCAGGTTCGGTATTTATTGGTTTGGGAATCTGTATCGGAAATGTGGTGACTCCCGGATATGTTAAAAATAATTTTCCGAAGCAGATTGGTTTAATGACCGGAATTTTTGCTGTTTCTATGAATCTTACGGCTGCTCTGGCTTCAGGTTTCAGTGTTAGAATCGGAGAATGGACAGGATTCGGATGGAGAGGTTCTCTTGGGATCTGGCTGGTGATTGCTGCTTTAGGTTTTGTGGTGCTGATTCTTGAAATGCTGTTTAACAGAAAGAATTCTGAACAGCCTAAAACAGCTTTGGGAACTTCTGATTTTAATATGTTTAAATCTTCCCAAGCCTGGAATATCAGTATTTTTATGGGGTTACAGTCTTTGTTTTATTATTGTATGGTGACATGGCTGCCTTCATTTCTCACAGATTATAACATGTCTGGTGAAAGTTCGGGATGGGTACTTTTTGTGATTCAGGTTACAATGATTCCGGTAACATTCTGCTGCCCGATTATTGCCAGTAAAATGAAAGATCAGAGAATAATGATTCTGTTTATCTGTACACTGATGTTTGGAAGCACCATGATGTTTGTATTTCTGAAATCTCAATGGATCTATGTAAATGCTGTTATTATAGGGCTTTCTAACGGATTATCATTTAGCCTGTCTATCCTGTTTTTCTCTACAAGAACCCAAAGCAGTATCAATGCAGTTAAGATTTCCGGAATGGCGCAGTCTGTAGGTTACCTGATCGCAGCATTCGGACCTCCGGTATTTGGAAAGCTGCATGACTGGGATATTTCCTGGAATACTTCATTTTACTTTCTGAGTGTTGCCGTATTAATAATGCTATATTTCGGACTGAGAGCTGCCAGGAATAAATATGTAGAAGATTAG
- a CDS encoding helix-turn-helix domain-containing protein, protein MNANDSIKIDELKKPYFVWFEENWVHDNVLHQHKKGQLVFVESGFQYITIEERIYLLPQNHAAWIPSNAIHKTNSHSEKIKLMIMFADTDRHNSFYDEVIVFSVPPVLREMIKYAEKWSKLKEKNTDEMVFLKALFNELPHFVEHSLKLHICLPKDKRLEKVIEYLHGHYNTAIKIESLSELALVSSRSLERIFKKETGLTVSKYQQMLRIIKSLELLSSESFTISETAFKVGYKSVQAYTRSFQSVMHFRPTDFMKNINLGTVKGIY, encoded by the coding sequence ATGAATGCTAACGACAGTATCAAAATAGATGAACTTAAAAAGCCTTATTTTGTATGGTTTGAAGAAAACTGGGTTCATGACAATGTTCTCCATCAGCATAAAAAAGGTCAATTGGTCTTTGTAGAAAGCGGCTTTCAGTATATCACGATTGAGGAAAGAATTTATCTTCTTCCTCAAAATCACGCAGCCTGGATCCCGTCAAATGCCATACATAAGACCAACTCCCATTCTGAAAAGATCAAGCTGATGATTATGTTTGCCGATACAGACAGACACAATTCCTTTTATGATGAGGTAATTGTATTTTCTGTTCCTCCGGTATTGAGGGAAATGATAAAGTATGCTGAAAAGTGGTCTAAATTAAAGGAAAAAAATACAGATGAAATGGTATTCTTAAAAGCACTTTTTAATGAACTTCCTCACTTTGTAGAACATTCTCTGAAGTTACACATCTGTCTGCCAAAAGATAAACGCCTGGAAAAAGTAATTGAATACCTTCATGGTCATTATAATACAGCAATAAAAATAGAAAGCCTAAGTGAACTTGCCCTGGTTTCTTCCCGGAGCCTGGAAAGAATATTCAAAAAAGAGACAGGTCTCACAGTAAGCAAATACCAACAGATGCTCCGTATTATTAAAAGCCTTGAACTTTTAAGCTCAGAAAGTTTTACGATTTCAGAAACAGCTTTTAAAGTAGGGTATAAGAGTGTACAGGCATACACCAGAAGTTTCCAGTCTGTAATGCATTTCAGACCGACAGATTTTATGAAAAACATTAACCTAGGAACAGTAAAAGGGATTTATTAA
- a CDS encoding Crp/Fnr family transcriptional regulator, translating into MQEQLVLYIKDKISVTDNEMETILSYFKPIALKKNELLLTNGQFSQKTFFVAKGCLRIFFINKDGQESTRYFAFENQFATALVSFITSEPSEEFIQAVEDTEIYYITHKDFYHLLDIVPKWEKFYRIYLEIAYITNTKRLMSFLVQDALEKYRQLLKENPMIVRRLSNKMVASYLNISQETLSRLKSKL; encoded by the coding sequence ATGCAAGAACAACTGGTTTTATATATTAAAGATAAAATATCGGTAACAGATAACGAGATGGAAACTATTCTGTCTTATTTTAAGCCTATTGCATTAAAAAAGAATGAACTGCTGCTCACTAACGGACAATTCAGCCAAAAGACTTTTTTTGTGGCTAAAGGCTGCCTAAGAATATTCTTCATCAATAAAGACGGGCAAGAATCTACCCGTTATTTTGCTTTTGAAAATCAGTTTGCAACGGCATTGGTAAGCTTTATCACTTCCGAGCCATCCGAAGAGTTCATTCAGGCTGTGGAAGACACTGAAATCTATTATATTACTCACAAAGACTTTTACCACCTGCTGGACATTGTACCAAAATGGGAAAAATTCTACAGAATTTACCTGGAAATAGCTTATATAACCAATACTAAACGGCTGATGTCTTTTCTTGTTCAGGATGCATTGGAAAAATACCGTCAGCTACTGAAAGAAAATCCTATGATTGTCCGCAGACTCTCCAATAAAATGGTGGCTTCTTATCTTAATATTTCCCAGGAAACCTTGAGCAGGCTTAAATCTAAGCTTTGA
- a CDS encoding efflux RND transporter periplasmic adaptor subunit — MQFKIISIYSLALILALSSCTGKKEEEKTVYENTKFAKGTENTVHLTNQQIQSVGITTTSIQDRNMEKLVRLNGKAEIAPSHISSVSSIMGGHIKSINVMNGSHFTKGQVLAVVEDPQFIQLQQDYLVTKAQLEAARLNFNRQKDLNASKASSDKTLQTAQADYSTLNATLRGLEEKLQIIGISAKSLNTGNIRSRINVYAPFSGFVSKIMVNNGQYINPADTLFELINPAGLLLELKVFENDINDIKVGREILVYNNQKPDIKSSARIVSVVPNIETGGSATAIAKLSSVNSEFVKGMYVNAEVNISNRYTQGLPNDAVISFENKNYVFEDLGKSNYKMIPVVTGISDDQFTEILKADFLKDKKIVQKGAYSLLMMLKNKAE, encoded by the coding sequence ATGCAATTCAAAATAATATCAATATACAGTCTGGCTTTAATATTGGCTTTATCATCATGCACAGGCAAAAAAGAAGAGGAAAAAACCGTATATGAAAACACAAAATTTGCTAAAGGAACTGAAAATACTGTTCATCTGACGAATCAGCAGATTCAGTCTGTAGGCATTACCACTACATCCATCCAGGACAGAAATATGGAAAAGCTGGTCCGCCTGAATGGAAAAGCAGAGATTGCACCATCCCATATCAGCTCCGTTTCAAGTATTATGGGCGGACATATCAAATCTATCAATGTGATGAATGGAAGTCATTTCACTAAAGGTCAGGTATTAGCTGTAGTAGAAGACCCGCAATTCATCCAGCTTCAGCAGGATTATCTGGTAACCAAAGCACAGCTTGAAGCTGCAAGGCTGAACTTTAACCGTCAGAAAGACCTTAATGCCAGCAAGGCAAGCAGTGATAAAACCCTTCAAACCGCTCAGGCAGATTATTCAACCTTAAATGCCACATTGAGAGGGCTTGAAGAAAAATTACAGATCATTGGCATCAGTGCCAAAAGCTTAAACACAGGAAATATCAGAAGCAGAATTAATGTGTATGCCCCATTCAGTGGTTTTGTAAGTAAGATTATGGTAAATAACGGACAGTATATTAATCCGGCAGATACATTATTTGAATTGATTAATCCGGCAGGGTTACTTTTAGAATTAAAGGTCTTTGAAAATGATATTAATGATATAAAAGTAGGACGGGAAATTCTGGTTTACAATAATCAGAAGCCTGATATAAAGTCCAGTGCCAGAATTGTTAGTGTAGTTCCAAATATTGAAACAGGTGGCTCTGCAACAGCTATTGCTAAACTATCATCTGTTAACTCAGAATTCGTAAAAGGAATGTACGTGAATGCAGAAGTGAATATCAGCAACCGGTATACGCAAGGGCTTCCGAATGATGCCGTAATTTCTTTTGAAAACAAAAATTATGTTTTTGAAGACCTTGGAAAATCAAACTATAAAATGATTCCTGTGGTTACCGGAATTTCAGATGATCAGTTTACAGAAATTCTGAAAGCAGACTTCTTAAAAGATAAAAAGATTGTGCAGAAAGGAGCTTACAGCCTCCTGATGATGTTGAAAAATAAAGCGGAATAA
- a CDS encoding CusA/CzcA family heavy metal efflux RND transporter, with the protein MLNKIIEFSVKNKLIIALFTIGLVLFGVYETTRLPIDAQPDITNNQVQIITTAPSYGAADIERLVTFPIEQATSNISGITELRSLSRFGLSLVTVVFDDDTDVYWARQQVQERLQLVQDNIPAGIGKPELGPISTGLGEIFQYVVRAKKGYENVYDETELRTIQDWVVRRQLLGTKGVADVSSFGGKLKQYEIAINPNKLQAFNININDVFSALESNNQNTGGAYIEKKETVLFIRSEGLLGTKEDIGNIQVAKTREGIPVRIKDVASVKIGYATRYGAMTYNDSGEVSGAIVLMLKGENANEVIGNIKQRLEKIQESLPEGVVIEPFLDRAKMVNNTISTVKTNLMEGALIVVFILVVFLGNFRAGLLVASVIPLAMLFAIIMMNIFGVGGNLMSLGALDFGLIVDGAVIIVEAVLHQLAHKKHFGKDNMLSKKEMDGQVSSSATKMVNSAVFGQIIILIVYLPIFTLQGIEGKMFKPMAQTVAFALIGAFILSLTYIPMMSSLVLSRKKKEKDNISDRVMAKVETGHQKFLIKALKYRKTIILGVLILFAGAVFTLSRMGGEFIPSLEEGDFAVEMRILQGSNINETKKVTTQASGILLKQFPEVQKIVVKIGSAEIPTEPMPMDAGDMIIVLKPKKEWTSAKSFPELSEKMSKALSVIPGLTTSFQFPVQMRFNELMTGARQDVVCKIYGEDLDSLTTYAKKLGSIINTVKGAQDLYIEPVEGAPQVVIDYNRSELSRYNISVGEINRVINMAFAGQTAGALYEGEKKFDIVVRMDNDYKKDITSIQNLLVPTASGEQIPLSQLAKVELKDSPNQIQREDTKRRIIIGFNARERDVQSIVEELQQKVGKNLKFSPGYTIAYGGTFENLNEAKARLGIAVPISLVMIFLLLFFAFGSVKHSLLIYTAIPLSAIGGVYFLALRGMPFSISAGVGFIALFGVAVLNGIVLISEFNRLKNNGINNTSRIVLMGTRIRLRPVLMTAFVASLGFLPMAISNGAGAEVQRPLATVVIGGLMLATLLTLFVLPILYVLFEQINKDKMKFSKKINYKKRSAFLLMISFGSFQAQENITFEQALERAYQQNGTLKNSKLISDYQEKLKASYLNLPQLEITGAFGQIQGEETDNSFGISQRFSFPTVYSKRKQMLDAEWTASVINQNLTKAQLTKEVSDVFYRILVLQEKKKVLEYISKLYTNFADKAGLRLKKGEANILEESTAEIQKEQIKVQLNTLENDLNITKLQLQLLLQSETAYQPIADQPTMNIGLQVSEEMVKKHPELQYLQQQIKIGEAEVQLEKSRLLPELLIGYTNQSMKNINNNRFNSVQVGVGIPLFTKGQRALAKAAEAKIAISENQYQRKEIELRNRLVQQLSNYMNQQKIIENYKQKQLPKSETILKAAQKQMDVGEIDYLNWVILVNQAVKTKADYIDSLERLNQIGAELNFLISK; encoded by the coding sequence ATGTTAAACAAAATTATTGAGTTTTCTGTAAAGAATAAACTCATCATTGCTCTGTTCACTATAGGATTAGTCCTTTTCGGAGTATATGAAACCACCAGATTACCCATTGATGCTCAGCCTGATATCACCAATAACCAGGTACAGATTATTACCACCGCACCTTCTTACGGAGCTGCAGATATAGAGCGTCTCGTAACATTTCCCATTGAGCAGGCAACCAGCAACATCAGCGGAATCACCGAACTCCGAAGTCTTTCAAGATTTGGGTTATCACTGGTAACTGTTGTTTTTGACGATGATACCGATGTGTATTGGGCCCGCCAACAGGTTCAGGAGCGATTGCAGCTCGTTCAGGACAATATTCCCGCTGGAATTGGGAAGCCTGAACTGGGACCTATTTCAACCGGGTTGGGAGAAATCTTCCAATACGTGGTGAGAGCCAAGAAAGGCTATGAAAACGTATATGACGAAACGGAACTGAGAACTATTCAGGACTGGGTAGTCAGACGACAATTGCTCGGAACCAAAGGAGTGGCAGACGTCAGCAGTTTCGGAGGAAAACTGAAGCAGTATGAGATTGCTATCAACCCCAATAAACTTCAGGCCTTTAATATCAATATCAACGATGTATTTTCTGCATTGGAAAGTAATAACCAGAATACCGGAGGGGCCTATATTGAAAAGAAAGAAACGGTTCTTTTTATCCGGAGTGAAGGACTTTTGGGAACCAAAGAAGATATAGGGAATATTCAGGTAGCTAAAACCAGAGAAGGCATCCCGGTTCGCATTAAAGATGTAGCTTCTGTAAAGATCGGATATGCAACAAGGTATGGTGCCATGACCTATAATGATTCGGGAGAGGTATCCGGAGCCATTGTACTGATGCTTAAAGGAGAAAATGCCAACGAAGTTATAGGTAACATTAAGCAAAGGCTTGAGAAGATCCAGGAATCTTTACCGGAAGGTGTTGTAATTGAACCTTTCCTGGATCGTGCTAAAATGGTGAACAATACCATCAGTACGGTAAAAACTAACCTTATGGAAGGTGCATTGATCGTAGTTTTCATCCTGGTTGTATTCCTTGGAAACTTTAGAGCTGGGTTATTGGTAGCCTCTGTAATTCCTTTAGCCATGCTGTTTGCCATTATTATGATGAATATCTTCGGCGTTGGAGGTAACCTGATGAGCCTTGGAGCCTTGGACTTCGGCCTTATTGTAGATGGTGCCGTTATCATTGTGGAAGCTGTTCTGCATCAGCTGGCTCATAAAAAACATTTTGGAAAGGACAACATGCTCAGCAAAAAAGAAATGGATGGCCAGGTATCCAGTTCTGCTACCAAAATGGTTAACAGTGCGGTATTTGGGCAGATCATTATCCTTATCGTATACCTTCCGATCTTTACCCTGCAGGGGATTGAAGGAAAAATGTTCAAACCTATGGCTCAAACAGTAGCTTTTGCATTAATTGGAGCATTTATCCTTTCCCTTACCTATATTCCTATGATGAGTTCACTGGTATTAAGCAGAAAGAAAAAAGAAAAAGACAATATTTCCGACAGGGTAATGGCCAAAGTGGAAACAGGACATCAGAAATTCCTGATAAAAGCTCTGAAATACAGAAAAACAATCATTTTGGGTGTTCTTATTCTTTTTGCAGGAGCTGTTTTCACTCTATCAAGAATGGGTGGAGAGTTTATTCCATCTCTGGAAGAGGGGGATTTCGCAGTTGAAATGAGAATTCTTCAGGGAAGTAATATCAATGAGACCAAAAAGGTAACCACACAGGCTTCGGGTATCTTGTTGAAGCAGTTTCCCGAGGTTCAGAAGATCGTTGTAAAGATCGGAAGTGCCGAGATCCCGACAGAACCTATGCCAATGGATGCTGGTGATATGATTATTGTTTTAAAACCTAAAAAAGAATGGACCTCTGCAAAATCATTCCCTGAACTCTCTGAAAAGATGAGCAAGGCATTAAGCGTCATTCCCGGGTTAACTACCAGCTTCCAGTTCCCGGTACAGATGCGTTTTAATGAACTGATGACCGGGGCAAGGCAGGATGTGGTCTGTAAAATTTATGGGGAAGACCTTGACAGCCTCACTACCTATGCCAAAAAGCTTGGAAGCATCATCAATACGGTAAAAGGAGCACAGGACCTTTATATAGAGCCTGTTGAAGGAGCTCCACAGGTTGTTATTGATTACAACCGCTCAGAATTATCAAGATACAATATTTCTGTGGGAGAGATCAACAGAGTGATTAATATGGCTTTTGCCGGGCAGACGGCAGGAGCTTTATACGAAGGAGAGAAAAAATTTGACATTGTTGTCCGTATGGATAATGATTATAAAAAAGATATTACCAGCATTCAGAATCTGTTGGTACCTACTGCTTCAGGAGAGCAGATCCCATTATCCCAGCTGGCAAAAGTAGAACTTAAAGACAGCCCTAACCAGATCCAGAGAGAAGACACCAAAAGAAGGATCATCATAGGATTTAATGCCAGAGAAAGGGATGTTCAGAGCATTGTGGAAGAACTGCAGCAAAAAGTAGGGAAAAACCTTAAATTCTCACCGGGATATACCATTGCCTATGGAGGAACTTTTGAAAACCTAAATGAGGCTAAAGCAAGATTAGGCATTGCCGTTCCTATTTCCCTGGTGATGATTTTCTTACTGCTATTCTTTGCATTTGGATCTGTAAAACACAGCTTATTAATTTATACAGCAATACCATTATCAGCCATTGGCGGTGTATATTTCCTTGCTTTAAGAGGAATGCCCTTCAGCATCAGTGCAGGGGTTGGATTCATTGCATTATTTGGAGTGGCTGTACTTAACGGAATTGTTTTGATATCAGAATTTAACAGATTGAAAAACAACGGAATAAACAACACCAGCAGAATTGTATTAATGGGAACAAGAATCAGGCTTCGTCCGGTCCTGATGACTGCTTTTGTAGCTTCATTAGGATTCCTTCCAATGGCGATCAGTAACGGAGCAGGAGCTGAAGTACAGAGACCGCTAGCCACAGTAGTGATTGGCGGGCTGATGCTTGCAACACTTTTAACCCTGTTTGTACTCCCAATTCTTTACGTCTTATTTGAACAAATTAATAAAGATAAAATGAAATTCTCCAAAAAAATAAACTATAAAAAACGGTCTGCTTTCTTACTGATGATCTCTTTCGGAAGCTTCCAGGCTCAGGAAAATATCACCTTTGAACAGGCACTTGAAAGAGCCTATCAACAAAACGGAACACTTAAAAACTCAAAATTAATCTCTGACTATCAGGAAAAATTAAAAGCCAGTTACCTTAATCTTCCCCAACTGGAAATAACAGGAGCATTCGGGCAGATTCAAGGTGAAGAAACGGATAATTCATTCGGAATTTCTCAAAGGTTTAGTTTTCCAACCGTTTATTCAAAGAGAAAACAGATGCTGGATGCGGAATGGACGGCAAGCGTTATCAATCAGAACCTTACAAAAGCTCAGCTTACCAAAGAGGTCAGTGATGTTTTTTACAGAATCCTGGTGCTTCAGGAAAAGAAAAAAGTGCTGGAATACATCAGTAAACTGTACACCAACTTTGCTGATAAAGCCGGCTTAAGATTAAAAAAAGGAGAAGCCAATATCTTAGAAGAATCTACTGCTGAAATTCAAAAAGAACAGATAAAAGTACAGTTGAATACCCTTGAAAATGATCTGAATATTACAAAATTGCAGCTCCAGCTGCTTCTTCAGTCGGAAACAGCTTATCAGCCCATTGCAGATCAGCCAACAATGAATATCGGACTTCAGGTTTCGGAGGAAATGGTAAAAAAGCATCCCGAGCTTCAGTATCTGCAACAGCAGATTAAAATAGGAGAGGCTGAAGTACAACTTGAAAAAAGCAGACTGCTGCCTGAACTTCTTATCGGATACACCAATCAGAGTATGAAAAACATTAATAACAACCGCTTTAATTCAGTTCAGGTGGGTGTAGGAATTCCGTTGTTTACCAAAGGACAAAGAGCGTTGGCAAAAGCCGCAGAAGCTAAAATTGCCATTTCTGAAAATCAATACCAGAGAAAAGAAATTGAACTGAGAAACAGGTTAGTGCAACAGCTGAGCAATTATATGAATCAGCAGAAAATCATTGAAAATTATAAACAGAAACAGCTCCCAAAATCTGAAACCATCCTAAAAGCGGCCCAAAAACAAATGGATGTAGGAGAAATTGATTATCTGAACTGGGTAATACTGGTCAATCAGGCTGTAAAAACAAAAGCAGATTATATCGACAGCCTTGAAAGGCTGAATCAGATAGGAGCAGAGCTTAATTTCTTAATTTCAAAATAA